One window of the Tachypleus tridentatus isolate NWPU-2018 chromosome 10, ASM421037v1, whole genome shotgun sequence genome contains the following:
- the LOC143227853 gene encoding uncharacterized protein LOC143227853 isoform X3 yields MKLFLCPCECFYTRTAGQRSLLSPAFGTERRLPLAMYQMIEKCPHLRYQEDSMVLEYLVV; encoded by the exons ATGAAACTTTTTCTGTGCCCTTGTGAGTGCTTCTACACCAGAACAGCTGGACAAAGATCTTTACTCTCTCCAG CCTTTGGGACAGAAAGAAGACTGCCACTGGCCATGtatcaaatgatagaaaagtgtccacATCTAcggtatcaagaagactcaatggtattggaatatttggttgtgtag
- the LOC143227853 gene encoding uncharacterized protein LOC143227853 isoform X2, protein MKKFLSLKDKFGPEESRNLHHQSKILSAPLMKVNKLPEVNTDSLKDLKKKKGNQNQRRSCDPLFTPCAFKFGA, encoded by the exons AAGTTCCTATCCTTGAAAGACAAGTTTGGCCCTGAAGAAAGCAGGAATCTTCATCACCAGtctaaaat ATTATCAGCTCCTTTAATGAAAGTTAACAAGTTACCTGAAGTAAATACAGACAGTCTCAaggatcttaaaaaaaaaaaaggaaaccaaAACCAAAGAAGAAGCTGTGATCCTT TATTCACCCCATGTGCCTTTAAGTTTGGTGCTTGA
- the LOC143227853 gene encoding uncharacterized protein LOC143227853 isoform X1, giving the protein MVCRNKSLKFGLHCFQSLPDEQNRIVVLNGLIYFQKFLSLKDKFGPEESRNLHHQSKILSAPLMKVNKLPEVNTDSLKDLKKKKGNQNQRRSCDPLFTPCAFKFGA; this is encoded by the exons ATGGTTTGTAGAAACAAATCTCTGAAATTTGGACTCCACTGTTTTCAAAGTCTTCCTGATGAGCAGAATAGAATAGTAGTTTTAAATGGTTTAATTTACTTTCAGAAGTTCCTATCCTTGAAAGACAAGTTTGGCCCTGAAGAAAGCAGGAATCTTCATCACCAGtctaaaat ATTATCAGCTCCTTTAATGAAAGTTAACAAGTTACCTGAAGTAAATACAGACAGTCTCAaggatcttaaaaaaaaaaaaggaaaccaaAACCAAAGAAGAAGCTGTGATCCTT TATTCACCCCATGTGCCTTTAAGTTTGGTGCTTGA